In one Dermacentor variabilis isolate Ectoservices chromosome 4, ASM5094787v1, whole genome shotgun sequence genomic region, the following are encoded:
- the LOC142579729 gene encoding glycoprotein 3-alpha-L-fucosyltransferase A-like isoform X1, which produces MVLWQPFRRMRFLRRCAMALALASCAMLIGFQMKLMTSSSAWRPPWRQGRLRAAGVSGQEGHGVEHDERESRTERDRRIMERQIFRDNEQADHRHDDPAPSWSRSKLPWFFTNGTEWPRPSSRLSRLPNVWPDSQSPHDDRIVSQLMYLPPGYKGQPKSINTTYDTKDRRLHDASNETAAVKTIVLYGGWYDFLGGRELFLRDRCPVDKCVVYQGSYMRERKSAVVDAFIYKDYYYHPEVPHTKGRQLKIMYLLENPMHTFVPSSDAGIDWMATYRKDSDIVTPYEKFVLFDPLVKAIKRDYDYSQNKTKMIAWFVSNCAASNRRLDYAHQLQKHIEVDIYGLCGTLDCPRSESERCYQMLDNDYYFYLSFENANCKDYITEKFFNALRHNVVPVVMGASREEYLAAAPYHSYVHVDDFASPKELAEYLHLLSRNRTLYNRYFEWKGTGEFVNTYFWCRLCAMLHAPPAPAKRRTQSVQEWWHDGACRAVA; this is translated from the exons ATGGTCCTGTGGCAGCCTTTCCGACGCATGCGGTTCCTTCGCCGCTGCGCCATGGCCCTGGCGCTGGCCAGCTGCGCCATGCTGATCGGCTTCCAGATGAAGTTGATGACCTCCTCGAGCGCCTGGCGGCCGCCCTGGAGGCAGGGGCGACTGAGGGCCGCCGGGGTCAGCGGCCAAGAGGGCCACGGAGTCGAGCACGACGAACGTGAGAGCAGGACGGAGAGGGACCGTAGGATCATGGAGCGCCAGATTTTCAG GGACAACGAGCAAGCCGACCACCGACACGACGACCCGGCCCCGTCGTGGTCGCGCAGCAAGTTGCCCTGGTTCTTCACCAACGGCACCGAATGGCCTCGTCCGTCGAGCAGGCTGTCGAGGCTCCCCAACGTGTGGCCCGACTCGCAGTCGCCGCACGACGACCGCATCGTGTCACAGCTCATGTACCTGCCGCCCGGATACAAGGGCCAGCCCAAGAGCATCA ATACCACCTATGATACGAAGGACCGCAGGTTGCATGATGCATCGAATG AGACGGCGGCCGTGAAGACCATCGTCCTGTACGGCGGCTGGTACGACTTCCTGGGTGGACGCGAGCTGTTTCTCAGGGACCGGTGTCCAGTGGACAAGTGCGTCGTCTACCAGGGATCGTACATGAGGGAGCGAAAAAGCGCCGTGGTGGATGCCTTCATCTACAAGGACTACTACTACCACCCTGAGGTCCCGCACACCAAGGGACGCCAACTGAAGATCATGTACCTGCTCGAAAACCCGATGCACACATTCGTCCCGAGCAGTGACGCGGGAATCGACTGGATGGCCACCTACCG GAAGGACTCGGACATAGTGACGCCGTACGAGAAATTCGTGCTTTTCGACCCGCTGGTGAAGGCCATCAAGCGCGACTACGACTACTCCCAGAACAAGACCAAAATGATCGCGTGGTTCGTCTCCAACTGCGCCGCCTCCAACCGGCGCCTCGATTACGCGCACCAGCTGCAGAAACACATAGAG GTGGACATCTACGGCTTGTGCGGCACTCTCGACTGCCCTCGCTCCGAGAGCGAGAGGTGCTACCAGATGTTGGACAATGACTACTATTTTTACCTGTCTTTCGAGAACGCCAACTGTAAGGACTACATCACCGAAAAATTCTTCAATGCTCTGCG gcacaacgtggtcCCCGTGGTGATGGGCGCTTCCCGCGAGGAGTACCTGGCCGCGGCCCCGTACCACTCGTACGTCCACGTGGACGACTTCGCGTCGCCCAAGGAGCTGGCCGAGTACCTGCACCTGCTCAGCCGGAACCGGACGCTGTACAACCGGTACTTCGAGTGGAAGGGCACCGGGGAGTTCGTGAACACGTACTTCTGGTGCCGCCTGTGCGCCATGCTGCACGCGCCGCCAGCCCCGGCGAAGCGGCGCACGCAGAGCGTCCAAGAGTGGTGGCACGACGGAGCGTGCAGGGCGGTGGCGTAG